A region from the Kribbella shirazensis genome encodes:
- the cysS gene encoding cysteine--tRNA ligase: protein MTLRLYDTATAAVRDFVPVHPGKVGIYHCGLTVQGAPHVGHIYKEVVFDVLRRWLERSGYEVTVIANVTDIEDKILAKSADRGIPWWAHAYEFERELHWAYDVLGCRPPTYEPRATGHIPEMLELIEQLLDRGHAYVAPDGSGDVYFDVRSWPEYGALSHQRIDDMEAAEDADPRGKRDPRDFALWKGYVEGTPRTASWPTPWGRGRPGWHLECSAMAGKYLGEEFDIHGGGLDLRFPHHENELAQSTAVGQKFARFWMHNALVTTAGEKMSKSMGNSAVVRNVVERVRPIELRYYLVQSHYRSVVEFSFEALDEAAKSFQRIEGFVTRAAEVTGGADPAAGLPGDFVAAMDDDLGTPAAIAVLHNTVRDGNKLVADGDSEALREALASVRGMLGVLGLDPLAEPWVSRTGGSDELTEVVDGLVKALLEQRQAARERKDYAAADAVRDRLKALGVVVEDTPQGPRWSLAAATTDEGN from the coding sequence GTGACTCTTCGCTTGTACGACACCGCAACAGCTGCAGTGAGGGATTTCGTGCCTGTCCACCCGGGCAAGGTCGGGATCTACCACTGTGGGCTGACGGTGCAGGGTGCCCCGCATGTCGGGCACATCTACAAGGAAGTGGTCTTCGACGTCCTGCGCCGGTGGCTGGAGCGCTCCGGCTACGAGGTCACCGTGATCGCGAACGTCACCGACATCGAGGACAAGATCCTGGCGAAGTCCGCCGACCGCGGCATCCCGTGGTGGGCGCACGCCTACGAGTTCGAGCGCGAGCTGCACTGGGCGTACGACGTCCTCGGCTGCCGCCCGCCGACGTACGAGCCGCGTGCCACCGGGCACATCCCGGAGATGCTCGAGCTGATCGAGCAGCTCCTCGACCGCGGCCACGCGTACGTCGCCCCGGACGGGTCCGGCGACGTGTACTTCGACGTCCGCTCGTGGCCGGAGTACGGCGCCCTCTCGCACCAGCGGATCGACGACATGGAGGCCGCCGAGGACGCGGACCCGCGCGGCAAGCGCGACCCGCGGGACTTCGCGCTCTGGAAGGGGTATGTCGAGGGCACGCCGCGGACCGCCTCGTGGCCGACGCCGTGGGGGCGCGGCCGCCCGGGCTGGCACCTGGAGTGCTCCGCGATGGCCGGGAAGTACCTCGGCGAGGAGTTCGACATCCACGGCGGCGGGCTGGACCTGCGGTTCCCGCACCACGAGAACGAGCTGGCCCAGTCGACCGCGGTCGGGCAGAAGTTCGCCCGGTTCTGGATGCACAACGCGCTCGTCACCACGGCCGGCGAGAAGATGTCGAAGTCGATGGGCAACAGCGCCGTCGTCCGGAACGTCGTCGAGCGGGTCCGCCCGATCGAGCTGCGCTACTACCTGGTGCAGTCGCACTACCGGTCGGTGGTGGAGTTCTCGTTCGAGGCGCTCGACGAGGCCGCGAAGAGCTTCCAGCGGATCGAGGGATTCGTGACCCGGGCCGCCGAGGTGACCGGTGGGGCCGATCCGGCCGCCGGGCTGCCGGGCGACTTCGTGGCCGCGATGGACGACGACCTGGGGACGCCGGCCGCGATCGCCGTACTGCACAACACCGTGCGGGACGGGAACAAGCTGGTCGCGGACGGGGACTCGGAGGCACTGCGCGAGGCGCTCGCGTCGGTGCGCGGGATGCTCGGGGTGCTCGGGCTGGATCCGCTGGCCGAGCCGTGGGTGTCGCGGACCGGCGGAAGCGACGAGCTGACCGAGGTGGTCGACGGGCTGGTGAAGGCCCTGCTGGAGCAGCGGCAGGCCGCCCGGGAACGCAAGGACTACGCGGCCGCCGACGCGGTCCGCGACCGGCTGAAGGCGCTCGGCGTCGTCGTCGAGGACACCCCGCAGGGACCACGCTGGTCTCTCGCGGCCGCAACTACTGACGAAGGAAACTGA
- a CDS encoding GNAT family N-acetyltransferase has translation MSYSLPIETDRLLLRRYVENDYDDLLKLQSNPDVARYLLYDARTPEQVKEALTGRLADVPMDTDGQALTVAVILRDTGRHLGEVTLFVNNAEHRTGELGYVFHPESHGHGYAAEASVELLRLGFEELGMHRIIARLDARNDSSVKLLKRLGLRQEAHFVKNEYLKGEWTDELVFAMLFEEWELRNP, from the coding sequence GTGAGCTATTCGCTGCCGATCGAGACCGACCGTCTGCTCCTGCGCCGCTACGTCGAGAACGACTACGACGACCTGCTGAAACTGCAGTCGAATCCGGACGTCGCACGTTATCTGCTGTACGACGCACGCACGCCCGAGCAGGTCAAGGAGGCCCTCACCGGCCGGCTGGCCGATGTCCCCATGGACACCGACGGCCAAGCGCTCACCGTCGCCGTGATCCTGCGGGACACCGGCCGGCACCTGGGTGAGGTGACACTGTTCGTCAACAACGCCGAGCACCGCACCGGCGAGCTCGGGTACGTCTTCCATCCGGAGTCGCACGGCCACGGGTACGCCGCCGAGGCGTCGGTCGAACTGCTGCGGCTCGGGTTCGAGGAGCTCGGCATGCACCGGATCATCGCCCGGCTGGACGCCCGCAACGACAGCTCGGTGAAACTGCTGAAGCGGCTCGGCCTGCGCCAGGAGGCGCACTTCGTGAAGAACGAGTACCTGAAGGGCGAGTGGACCGACGAACTCGTGTTCGCGATGCTCTTCGAGGAGTGGGAGCTCCGCAATCCGTGA
- a CDS encoding DUF2207 domain-containing protein → MRLRLLGLSLCALGLLGLSVVPAGAAESSATADPVVTNYDSQVRVERDGLLRVAETWKLSNVNGTFTRFLVTRDHLPDDVDHVQQVGDLQVKAGGQDKKAELKTEGDVTSIAVPDITSGTTQLEVTYTVKGAVAETLDGTEVRFSPLTGINLPIQNANVVFSVPEVTHVACFAGPVDSNIPCTLAQIGETSGPTFQQADLPPGNTMTMAVGFPKGQIAANSIIEYRHTFKRAFSTDAAQLITALAVLLLGAIALFVLYRLRGRDQVDPRRVVPASLFSLGTDARIDFTPPSDLRPGEVGTLIDERIDPVDVTATIIDLAVRGHITIVELEHSTEFARPDWELRRVSNAPSEELQRYENVLIRAIFGDADSVLVSELGKQVRANLAQVQDALYDGVVKRGWFTERPDRTRSLWATIGIAVTVVGVVATVLLALLSTWGLLGIAITLVGVGLLVVGRYMPAKAPAAGRVLGQVAAIRGELLEMDVSELPTDQHTELCSRALPYAVVLGGSDRWIDALVATDATPDEEDSGFAWYRGPRGWHLQYLPDSLRNLTTNLTGALFAR, encoded by the coding sequence ATGCGTCTACGTCTCCTCGGGCTCTCCCTGTGTGCCCTCGGCCTGCTCGGCCTGTCCGTTGTCCCGGCCGGGGCGGCCGAAAGCAGCGCGACCGCCGACCCGGTGGTCACCAACTACGACAGTCAGGTCCGGGTGGAACGTGACGGACTGCTCCGGGTCGCGGAGACCTGGAAGCTCAGCAACGTCAACGGGACCTTCACCCGGTTCCTCGTCACCCGGGACCACCTGCCCGACGACGTCGACCACGTGCAGCAGGTCGGCGACCTGCAGGTCAAGGCCGGCGGCCAGGACAAGAAGGCCGAGCTGAAGACCGAGGGCGACGTCACGTCGATCGCCGTACCGGACATCACCAGCGGTACGACGCAACTCGAGGTCACGTATACCGTGAAGGGCGCGGTGGCGGAGACCCTGGACGGCACCGAGGTGCGGTTCTCGCCGCTGACCGGGATCAACCTCCCGATCCAGAACGCGAACGTCGTCTTCAGCGTCCCCGAGGTCACGCACGTCGCGTGCTTCGCCGGCCCGGTGGACAGCAACATCCCCTGCACGCTGGCGCAGATCGGCGAGACGTCCGGCCCGACGTTCCAGCAGGCGGACCTGCCGCCGGGCAACACGATGACGATGGCGGTCGGGTTCCCGAAGGGACAGATCGCGGCGAACTCGATCATCGAGTACCGCCACACCTTCAAGCGCGCGTTCTCCACCGACGCGGCCCAGTTGATCACCGCGCTGGCCGTACTGCTGCTCGGCGCGATCGCGCTGTTCGTGCTGTACCGGCTGCGTGGCCGCGACCAGGTCGACCCGCGCCGCGTCGTCCCGGCGTCGCTGTTCAGCCTCGGCACCGACGCGCGGATCGACTTCACCCCGCCGTCGGACCTGCGCCCCGGTGAGGTCGGCACGCTGATCGACGAGCGGATCGACCCGGTCGACGTGACCGCGACGATCATCGACCTGGCCGTCCGCGGTCACATCACGATCGTCGAACTGGAGCACAGCACCGAGTTCGCGCGGCCGGACTGGGAGCTGCGCCGGGTCTCGAACGCACCGTCGGAGGAGCTGCAGCGGTACGAGAACGTACTGATCCGCGCGATCTTCGGCGACGCCGACTCGGTGCTGGTCTCCGAGCTCGGCAAGCAGGTCCGCGCGAATCTCGCCCAGGTCCAGGACGCGTTGTACGACGGCGTGGTCAAGCGCGGCTGGTTCACCGAGCGGCCGGACCGGACCCGGTCGCTGTGGGCAACGATCGGTATCGCGGTCACCGTCGTCGGTGTCGTCGCGACCGTGCTGCTCGCCCTGCTGTCGACCTGGGGTCTGCTCGGCATCGCGATCACCCTGGTCGGTGTCGGCCTGCTCGTGGTCGGCCGCTACATGCCGGCCAAGGCGCCGGCCGCCGGCCGCGTGCTCGGCCAGGTCGCCGCGATCCGCGGTGAGCTGCTGGAGATGGACGTCAGCGAACTGCCGACCGACCAGCACACCGAGCTCTGCTCGCGCGCCCTGCCGTACGCCGTCGTCCTCGGCGGCTCGGACCGTTGGATCGACGCACTGGTCGCGACCGACGCCACGCCGGACGAGGAAGACTCGGGCTTCGCTTGGTACCGCGGCCCGCGCGGCTGGCACCTGCAGTACCTGCCGGACTCGCTCCGCAACCTGACCACCAACCTGACGGGCGCGCTCTTCGCCCGCTGA
- a CDS encoding peptidase C39 family protein — MTSARSVTALVVGAVVLSAGSLPSQAVKVDPARQIAYQAWTSTDDFLAGQRFGTTVADGTLTFGTSTGTRSYVDPFGDGTAKTYDQTSWVSPQVSTGFGLTELIASWNATTPPGTWVEVSMAGTTNLGTTTKWYVLGRWSSGDDTAAGDIHRTSVPSQGDANGSVAVDTFQSASGQWLDRWQLKVTLYRLSGTTQSPTVRSVGAMASRLPLDKKVAVSPLGGAEGIVLDVPTYSQETHIGHYPQWDGGGEAWCSATSTAMVLDYYGAGPSAAETAWVDPSDADPQVDHAARSVFDYAYDGAGNWPFNTAYAGSRGVDGFVTRLRSLTEAEQFIKAGIPLIASLSFKKGDLPGAGYGTNGHLMVIVGFDQNGDVVVNDPASHLIASNDQVRTTYDREAFENAWVPHSGGLVYVIPPEGTALPAPSDPQHNW; from the coding sequence ATGACCTCCGCCCGTTCCGTAACCGCACTCGTCGTTGGTGCGGTCGTGCTCAGCGCCGGCAGCCTGCCGAGCCAAGCCGTGAAGGTTGATCCGGCACGGCAGATCGCCTACCAGGCCTGGACGTCGACCGACGACTTCCTGGCCGGTCAGCGGTTCGGCACCACCGTCGCCGACGGCACCCTCACCTTCGGTACGTCGACCGGCACCAGGTCGTACGTCGACCCGTTCGGCGACGGCACCGCGAAGACGTACGACCAGACCAGTTGGGTCTCACCGCAGGTCAGCACCGGCTTCGGACTGACCGAGCTGATCGCCTCCTGGAACGCCACCACCCCGCCGGGCACCTGGGTCGAGGTGTCGATGGCCGGTACGACGAACCTCGGCACGACCACCAAGTGGTACGTGCTCGGCCGCTGGTCCAGCGGCGACGACACCGCGGCCGGCGACATCCACCGCACGTCGGTGCCGAGCCAGGGCGACGCCAACGGGTCCGTTGCCGTCGACACCTTCCAGTCCGCGTCCGGCCAGTGGCTCGACCGCTGGCAGCTGAAGGTGACCCTGTACCGGCTGAGCGGTACGACGCAGTCGCCGACAGTCCGCTCCGTCGGCGCGATGGCGTCCAGGCTGCCGTTGGACAAGAAGGTTGCCGTCAGCCCCCTCGGCGGCGCGGAGGGCATCGTCCTCGACGTACCGACGTACTCCCAGGAGACGCACATCGGCCACTACCCGCAGTGGGACGGTGGCGGCGAGGCCTGGTGCTCGGCGACGTCGACCGCGATGGTGCTCGACTACTACGGTGCCGGCCCGAGCGCGGCCGAGACCGCGTGGGTCGATCCGTCCGACGCCGATCCACAGGTCGACCACGCGGCCCGGTCGGTGTTCGACTACGCGTACGACGGGGCGGGCAACTGGCCGTTCAACACGGCGTACGCCGGCTCGCGCGGCGTGGACGGGTTCGTCACGCGACTGCGGTCGCTGACCGAGGCGGAGCAGTTCATCAAGGCCGGGATCCCGCTGATCGCGTCGCTGTCGTTCAAGAAGGGCGACCTGCCCGGTGCCGGGTACGGGACGAACGGGCACCTGATGGTGATCGTCGGGTTCGACCAGAACGGCGACGTGGTCGTCAACGACCCGGCGTCGCATCTGATCGCGAGCAACGACCAGGTGCGGACGACGTACGACCGGGAAGCGTTCGAGAACGCATGGGTGCCGCACTCGGGCGGTCTGGTCTACGTGATCCCCCCGGAGGGTACGGCGTTGCCGGCGCCGTCCGACCCGCAGCACAACTGGTAG
- a CDS encoding S1 family peptidase produces MNMSPIRRTTALLAAAGLAAAGLLATQASAAPVEPSTLSAAAITSTLNEDATIPGTAWHTDPDGRIIVSYDDTVTGTKLAKLTGVTKQFGDRIKLEKMSGKLTKFIRGGDAIYSGQYRCSLGFNVRSGSTYYFLTAGHCTNIGSSWYANSARTTLLGTRYGTSFPGNDYGIVRYSSSYTNHPGSVNLYNGSTQDITSAGNAYVGQTVRRSGSTTGLRSGSVTGLNATVNYAEGTVYGLIRTNVCAEGGDSGGALFAGSTALGLTSGGSGNCTTGGTTYFQPVTEVLSRYGVSVY; encoded by the coding sequence ATGAACATGTCCCCCATCCGCCGTACCACCGCACTCCTGGCCGCGGCCGGGCTTGCCGCCGCCGGACTCCTGGCAACGCAGGCCTCGGCCGCACCGGTCGAACCGTCCACCCTGTCCGCCGCCGCGATCACGTCCACACTGAACGAGGACGCGACGATCCCGGGTACGGCGTGGCACACCGACCCCGACGGCCGGATCATCGTGTCGTACGACGACACGGTCACCGGCACGAAGCTGGCGAAACTGACCGGCGTGACCAAGCAGTTCGGCGACCGGATCAAGCTCGAGAAGATGTCCGGCAAGCTGACGAAGTTCATCCGCGGCGGCGACGCCATCTACAGCGGGCAGTACCGCTGTTCGCTGGGCTTCAACGTGCGCAGCGGCAGCACGTACTACTTCCTGACCGCCGGTCACTGCACCAACATCGGCTCGAGCTGGTACGCCAACTCGGCCAGGACCACGCTGCTCGGCACCCGGTACGGGACGAGCTTCCCGGGCAACGACTACGGGATCGTCAGGTACAGCTCGTCGTACACGAACCACCCGGGTTCCGTGAACCTCTACAACGGCTCCACCCAGGACATCACGTCCGCCGGCAACGCCTACGTGGGGCAGACGGTCAGGCGCAGCGGTAGCACCACCGGTCTGCGCAGCGGTTCGGTCACCGGGCTGAACGCCACGGTGAACTACGCCGAGGGCACCGTTTACGGCCTGATCCGCACCAACGTCTGCGCCGAAGGCGGCGACTCCGGCGGCGCCCTGTTCGCCGGCTCAACAGCCCTCGGCCTCACCTCCGGCGGCTCCGGCAACTGCACCACCGGCGGAACCACCTACTTCCAGCCCGTCACCGAAGTCCTCTCCCGCTACGGCGTGAGCGTCTACTGA
- a CDS encoding neutral zinc metallopeptidase — translation MIGVGVLRFALKGDGDPKYARPTTTTSYSPKVKPTNGPSTKATNNVPTAKPTTKQPQPTTTRSTTTSTPTTKPGPTDSDLVVRNRLYKAGAMASVGCRESKARQSTVAGARANYKNLLGCLNKSWAPLVTKAGGRFRAPNVRIFSGQVSTPCGSKSDSGPPFFCGTNDTIYMNLTEDMGNYNRYSQSYQKVWARMWMLHQFAHEYGHHVQYNMGILQAYSRIRYERPTYAMELQDSRRLELQASCFSDIFIGANRRTYPITGQSLVQWRWLIGNVTDYANDHGDAGNHKYWATRGWNARNPSACNTFVAPAAKVQ, via the coding sequence GTGATTGGTGTCGGGGTACTGCGGTTCGCGCTGAAGGGCGACGGCGACCCGAAGTACGCGCGGCCGACCACCACGACGTCGTACAGCCCGAAGGTCAAGCCGACGAACGGGCCTTCGACCAAGGCGACGAACAACGTGCCGACGGCCAAGCCGACCACCAAGCAGCCGCAGCCGACAACCACACGGTCGACCACGACCAGCACGCCGACGACCAAGCCCGGTCCGACCGACAGCGACCTGGTCGTGCGGAACCGGCTGTACAAGGCCGGCGCGATGGCGTCCGTGGGCTGCCGGGAGTCCAAGGCTCGGCAGAGCACCGTGGCCGGCGCGCGCGCCAACTACAAGAACCTGCTGGGCTGCCTGAACAAGTCGTGGGCGCCGTTGGTGACGAAGGCGGGCGGACGGTTCCGGGCACCGAACGTGCGGATCTTCAGCGGCCAGGTCTCGACGCCGTGCGGGTCGAAGTCAGACTCCGGTCCGCCGTTCTTCTGCGGCACCAACGACACGATCTACATGAACCTGACCGAAGACATGGGCAACTACAACCGGTACTCGCAGAGCTATCAGAAGGTCTGGGCGCGGATGTGGATGCTGCACCAGTTCGCCCATGAGTACGGGCACCACGTGCAGTACAACATGGGGATCCTGCAGGCGTACTCGCGGATCCGGTACGAGCGTCCGACGTACGCGATGGAACTGCAGGACAGCCGGCGGCTCGAGCTGCAGGCGTCGTGCTTCTCGGACATCTTCATCGGCGCGAACCGGCGGACGTACCCGATCACCGGGCAGTCGCTCGTCCAGTGGCGCTGGCTGATCGGGAACGTGACCGACTACGCCAACGACCACGGCGACGCGGGCAACCACAAGTACTGGGCCACCCGCGGGTGGAACGCCCGCAACCCGAGCGCGTGCAACACCTTCGTCGCACCTGCCGCCAAGGTGCAGTGA
- a CDS encoding lysozyme, with protein sequence MKSALFTGAAVTLGLLLASIGPAQASSTADQPTPTARQHGITKGGEAYMGWMQNQTTSAAAPTDMGTAAVVDGIDVSSHQGNVNWTYWWGQGKRFAYVKATEGTSYKNPYFAQQYNGSYNVGMIRGAYHFALPNSSSGATQANYFASSGGGWSRDGKTLPGALDIEYNPYGATCYGKTQAGMVSWIRDFLTTYKSRTGRDAVIYTNLDWWTRCTGNTTAFNSTNPLWVARYSSTVGTLPGGWPFYTFWQWTSSPIDQNRFNGDYSRLQALANG encoded by the coding sequence GTGAAGTCCGCCCTTTTCACGGGTGCCGCCGTCACTCTTGGCCTGTTGCTGGCCTCGATCGGCCCCGCCCAAGCAAGCAGCACCGCCGACCAGCCCACCCCGACCGCCCGCCAGCACGGCATCACCAAGGGCGGCGAGGCGTACATGGGCTGGATGCAGAACCAGACCACCAGCGCCGCCGCTCCGACCGACATGGGAACCGCCGCGGTCGTCGACGGCATCGACGTCTCCAGCCACCAGGGCAACGTCAACTGGACCTACTGGTGGGGCCAAGGCAAGCGGTTCGCGTACGTGAAGGCGACCGAAGGCACGTCGTACAAGAACCCGTACTTCGCCCAGCAGTACAACGGCTCCTACAACGTCGGGATGATCCGCGGCGCCTACCACTTCGCGCTGCCGAACAGCTCCAGCGGCGCGACGCAGGCGAACTACTTCGCCAGCAGCGGCGGCGGCTGGTCGCGCGACGGCAAGACGCTGCCGGGTGCTCTCGACATCGAGTACAACCCGTACGGCGCGACCTGTTACGGAAAGACCCAGGCCGGCATGGTCAGCTGGATCCGCGACTTCCTGACCACCTACAAGTCCCGGACCGGACGCGACGCGGTGATCTACACGAACCTCGACTGGTGGACCCGCTGCACCGGCAACACCACCGCGTTCAACTCGACCAACCCGCTCTGGGTCGCGCGCTATTCCTCCACGGTCGGCACGCTGCCGGGCGGCTGGCCGTTCTACACCTTCTGGCAGTGGACCTCGAGCCCCATCGACCAGAACCGCTTCAACGGCGACTACAGCCGGTTGCAGGCGCTCGCCAACGGTTAA
- a CDS encoding S1 family peptidase: MKSLRRTAAVVAAAALALTAAVPAGADPVKPPRLSARAITATLNDQVHTPGTAWQTQPDGTVLVSYDPTVTGTKLTKLTGLTKQLGPNVKLEKLPGKLQKYISGGMATYGGDYKCTVGFNVQRRGKYYFLTAGHCGVDAARWYQDPAHRVFTGAVHHASYPWNDYALVVYRTDIPLKTPGGSVYLYNGRSQDITRAMTPGLNQLVYRSGATTGLKSGRVTGLNAVVNYGDGRVAGLIRTSVCAEPGDSGGPLFYRQWAFGLTSGGSGDCTSGGVTYFQPVVEALNAYGVYIY; this comes from the coding sequence ATGAAATCTCTCCGACGAACAGCGGCCGTGGTGGCGGCCGCCGCTCTCGCTCTGACCGCCGCCGTCCCCGCCGGGGCGGATCCGGTGAAGCCGCCCCGGCTGTCCGCCAGGGCGATCACCGCGACGCTCAACGACCAGGTCCACACCCCGGGCACGGCGTGGCAGACGCAGCCGGACGGCACCGTCCTGGTGTCGTACGACCCCACCGTCACCGGCACGAAACTGACCAAGCTGACCGGTCTGACCAAGCAGCTCGGCCCGAACGTCAAGCTCGAGAAGCTGCCCGGCAAGCTGCAGAAGTACATCAGCGGCGGCATGGCGACGTACGGCGGCGACTACAAGTGCACCGTCGGCTTCAACGTGCAGCGGCGCGGCAAGTATTACTTCCTCACTGCCGGTCACTGCGGTGTCGACGCGGCCCGCTGGTACCAGGACCCGGCCCACAGGGTGTTCACCGGGGCGGTGCACCACGCCAGCTACCCGTGGAACGACTACGCCCTGGTCGTGTACCGCACCGACATCCCGCTGAAGACGCCGGGCGGCAGCGTGTACCTGTACAACGGGCGCTCGCAGGACATCACCCGGGCGATGACGCCGGGCCTGAACCAGCTCGTGTACCGCTCGGGCGCGACCACCGGCCTGAAGAGCGGCCGCGTGACCGGGCTGAACGCGGTCGTGAACTACGGCGACGGGCGGGTGGCCGGCCTGATCCGGACCAGCGTGTGCGCCGAGCCGGGCGACTCCGGCGGGCCGCTGTTCTACCGGCAGTGGGCGTTCGGGCTGACCTCCGGCGGATCCGGTGACTGCACGTCGGGTGGGGTGACCTACTTCCAGCCGGTGGTGGAAGCCCTCAACGCGTACGGCGTCTACATCTACTGA
- the rlmB gene encoding 23S rRNA (guanosine(2251)-2'-O)-methyltransferase RlmB: MPGSSQRKGAIRKKPRGNPTAGSGGRVRRGLEGKGPTPKAVDRVKHPAHKRAKAAERAKERERNRRPQRKDSDSSVEWVYGRNPVVEALRAGVPAAALHVAEGTERDARLREALLLAVETGVSVLEVPRPELDRVTAGGAHQGVALQIPPYEYAHPDDLLDRAYEAQEVPLIVALDGVTDPRNLGAITRSAAAFGAHGVVVPERRTASMSASAWKTSAGAAARIPVARAGNLNRALKSYKEAGLLVIGLDMDGAVDLPSFEAATEPIVLVIGSEGKGLARLVRENCDLIVSIPMTSATESLNAGIAAGVTLYEISRRRA; encoded by the coding sequence GTGCCAGGCAGCAGCCAGCGCAAGGGAGCCATCCGGAAGAAGCCGCGGGGCAACCCGACGGCAGGTTCCGGTGGCCGGGTCCGCCGCGGACTCGAGGGCAAGGGCCCGACGCCGAAGGCGGTCGACCGGGTCAAGCACCCGGCACACAAGCGGGCGAAGGCGGCCGAGCGCGCCAAGGAACGCGAGCGCAACCGCCGTCCCCAGCGTAAGGACTCCGACTCGTCGGTCGAGTGGGTCTACGGGCGCAACCCGGTGGTCGAGGCGCTCCGGGCCGGCGTGCCGGCCGCCGCGCTCCATGTTGCCGAGGGCACCGAACGGGACGCCCGGCTGCGCGAGGCGTTGCTGCTCGCGGTCGAGACCGGCGTCTCGGTGCTCGAGGTGCCGCGGCCGGAGCTCGACCGGGTGACGGCGGGCGGTGCGCACCAGGGCGTCGCGCTGCAGATCCCGCCGTACGAGTACGCGCACCCCGACGACCTGCTGGATCGGGCGTACGAGGCGCAGGAGGTGCCGCTGATCGTGGCGCTCGACGGCGTGACGGACCCCCGCAACCTCGGGGCGATCACGCGCTCGGCGGCCGCCTTCGGCGCGCACGGTGTCGTCGTGCCGGAGCGCCGTACGGCGTCCATGTCGGCGTCGGCGTGGAAGACGTCGGCCGGTGCCGCGGCCCGCATCCCGGTCGCCCGCGCGGGCAACCTCAACCGCGCCCTCAAGTCCTACAAGGAAGCCGGCCTCCTGGTCATCGGCCTCGACATGGACGGCGCCGTCGACCTCCCGTCCTTCGAAGCCGCCACCGAGCCGATCGTCCTGGTCATCGGCTCCGAAGGCAAAGGCCTGGCCCGCCTGGTCCGCGAGAACTGCGACCTGATCGTCTCCATCCCCATGACCAGCGCCACCGAATCCCTCAACGCCGGCATAGCCGCCGGCGTAACCCTCTACGAAATCTCCCGCCGCCGCGCCTAG